CGGTTTAAAATAAGACCTTCTGACGTTCTTgtgattttaattcctaaaatcacATTAGCAAGTCCCATATCTTTCatgtcaaatcttgaattcaacATATTCTTGGTAGATTTCATCGTTTTGTCATCGCTTCCAACAATGAGTATGTCATCTACATAAAGACACAAAATGACATAACCATTTTCCGTCTCTTTAATGTAGACACATTTATCACATTCATTGATCTTAAATCCATTGGTAATCATTGCATAATCAAACTTTTCATGCCATTGCTTTAGCGCTTGTTTTAGGCCATAcaatgatttcaccaatttacagactttcctttcttgccctGGAACCGTAAAACCCTCAggttgttccatgtagatttcttcatccaaatcaccatttaggaaagctgtttttacatccatttgatgtacttCTAGATTTTGCAATGCTGCAATTGCAAGTATCATCCCGATGGAGTTTATTCTCGTCACTGGAGAATAAGTATCAAAGCAATCTAAGCCTTCTCGTTGTCCGTACCCTTTGATTACAAGTCTggctttatacttatcaatgGAGCCATCtggtttcattttccttttaaagatcCATTTAGACCCTAAAGGTTTACAACCAGGAGGAAGATCTACTAGCTCCCAAGTATGATTCCGCAAAATAGAatcaacttcattttttattgcttctttCCATAGAGGTCCTTCGGAAGAATTCACAGCTTCTGCATAGTTTAATGGttcattttctaacaaataagttagaaaatcatttccaaatgaTTTTTCCACTCTTGCTCTTTTGCTACGTCTGGGTTCTAGTTCATGATCTGAATCATGACTTTTTCCATTCATAGTTTCATTTGTTCGTTTAGACGAACTTGATCCATCATTGGATTTGCAAGGAAATACATCTTCAAAGAATGATGCATTCCTAGATTCCATGATCGTATTCTTGTGTATATCTGGAATTTTCGATTCATGTACAAGAAATCGATATGCATTACTGTTATGTGCATAGCCTATAAAGATACGATCCACCGTTTTAGGAcctatctttattttctttggtgTTGGAACAGCCACTTTTGCAAGACACCCCCACACTCGTAAGTATTTGTAGGATGGTCTCCTACCTTTCCATAGCTCATAAGGGGTTTTATCCTCTTTCTTTCGAGGTACCTTATTTAAAAGGCAATTGCTTGACAAAATAGCTTCACCCCACATATTTTAAGGTAAACCTGAACTCGGTAATAATGCATTCATCATTTCTTTCAATGTGCGATTTTTACGTTCAGCAACACCATTTGATTGAGGTGAGTAGGGTGCAGTTACTTCATGTATAATTCCGTGTTGTGTACATAATTCACCAATTGGTACTTCGTACTCACCACCTCTATCACTtctcaatcttttaattttcttgttaagttgattttcaacttcattcTTATAGAGAACAAATTTCTCTAAGGCTTCATCTTTGCTTTTAAGCAAATACACATAGCAGTATTTCGTGCTATCATCGATAAAAGTAATAAAGTATTTATTACCACCTCTTGTTTGCATGAATTTCAAATCGCAAACATCACTATGAATTAATCCAAGGGGTTCGgtgtttctttcaattgtttgaaACGATGATCTGGTTAATTTTGCCTCaacacaaatttcacatttatattttaaatcaaTTTGGAATGAGGGTATATGTtccaagttaattaatctacgCAATGTATCATAATTAACGTGTCCTAGTCTACCATGCCATAAATTGGAAGACTCAAGCAAATAAACGGAAGACTTATTATCTTTATTGATAATTGTCATTACATTGAGCTTAAACAGCCCATCGGTTACATATCCCTTCCCCACATACATTCTAGATTTAGACAAAATAACTTTGTCCGACTCGAACACCATACGAAATCCATGCTTGTTCAACAGCGACCCGGAGACCAGGATCTTTCGAATTTTCGGCACATATAGGACATTATTCAGAGTCGGCTCTTTTCCGGATGTCATCTTCAACAGTACCTTCCCTTGGCCTTCGACAGCAGAAGAGGCAGAGTTTCCCATGAAAACTTTCTCCCCAATAATTGGTTCGAAAGTTGTGAATAGGTCCTTATTGGAGCATACGTGCCTAGTGGCACCAGTGTCAATCCACCATTCCTTCGGATTGGACCCAACCAAGTTCACTTCAGAAACCATTGCAGAGAGGTTTATATCTGACACATCTTGAGCGATGTCATTCACCATATTTGTTTCATaactcttcttctttggaaATCTGCAATCCACAAATCTATGACCCATCTTGCCACGGttgaagcattttccttgaaacttgttcttggaaactcctccttTTGGTCCCAACTTTGGCTTGgcaatcttcttgttcttgggGCCATGCCTATGCTCCACAACATTTGCTTTAGCCGTAGTAGGATTGAACCCTCTACGTTCGGAACCTCTGTTATCTTCTTCGATTCGAAGTCTAACAATCAGCTCCTCTAGGTTCATTTCCTTTCGCTTGTGCTTGAGGTAGTTCTTGAAATCCTTCCACCCGGGAGGTAGCTTCTCAATAATAGAAGCTACTTGGAAGGTTTCACTCAAGATCATGCCTTCAGCCTGAATCTCATGCAAGATCActtgaatttcttgcacttgaTCGATCACGGTCTTAGAATCCACCATCTTATAATCAAGGAATCGACCGACAACAAATTTCTTTGCTCCGGCATCCTCTGTTTTATATTTCCGGTCCAAGGATTCCCATAACTCCTTTGCTGTTTTTATTGCACAATAGACATTGTACAACGAGTCATGTAAACCGTTCATGACATAGTTCCTACATAGGAAGTCAGAGTGCTTCCATGCCTCAACGGCGTTGAAGGCTTGCTTATCCGTTTGTCCCTCGGATAGCTTAGGAGCTTCCTCGGTCAAGAATCTCGCAAGATTCAAGGTTGTTAAGTAAAACAGCATCTTTTGCTGCCACCTTTTAAAGTTCGATCCGTTGAACTTTTCGGGTTTCTCACCATGGTGGACAGAAACCGCAGCAGGGCGAGAGGATGATCCAGGCAATTGGACACCTAAGGCAGAGACAGAGCTTTGGTTGATGTTGTCGGCGAGCACATCAACAACTTCGTTTCCAGTagccatttgaatttcaagtacgaGTCGAGATCGGAATCTGTTTTAAGATTgtaacaaaattcaatatggcgaTAATATAAATGTCGTGATCAGTATACAAATTGATAAAtgtattaaaattgaaattagaatagTACAATCACAGAAACGAACATAAATGGAATTGcaataataatattgaaaagAAACGGTGCCGATACAAATAATACCGAGGCCTGTGTTTGACACAgtttccttaaaacagattcgTCCCCTCTATTACGTGCTCGAGGTTTCGTGAACGTCTGTCTCCCAGGATACAACGGTTGGCAGCGAAGAAGCAAGCACGCACCTCAAGGCTGTCGGTAAACCCGAACAAAGCGGAACCAAACACTATCGAAAACAATGCAAATGCTGAgagcagaaagagagaggattttcggacgaGCCAAAAAATTGTGGATAGGAAGCCACCTACTTCTAGGGTCGGTGGGGGATGTTTCGGAAATTGAACTATAACGGCCAATTAAATTTGCCGTTATTATGTAACGACAGAATCAATTCAGCAGCCGTTGCCGTTTCAACATTAACCTGCTAATGAATTATAACGGCTGATTAAATCCGCCGTTATAATATCGATTTCATAACGgcaatgccattaatctgccgttataatatCGATTTCAGCAACCGTTACaaaaaattgtaacaatttgagttggaaaaataaatcggaaGGCAAAATTGGGCTTTTCGCGAGGCCCACCTCTCGGTCTTGCATTCGTGTACGCGGGTTGTGCGCTCGCGCCCAAGTTTCAGCTCGTTGAGCCTCCGTCGGGGCCTGGGATTTGCACCCCTCCTGCGCCCGTGCGCGAGGCATAGTACTTGTGTTGTGACAGTTACCACTCAAAAGGAGCgtaactatctataaagcactctaaagccttctttcttttcaatgtgggactagtgtttttccacttcccacttccaactcaagggtgttttttgagcatcaatttctcattcatccaCCCTTCAATTTGTTCCATATTTCCAACATATTCAACATCCGCCAATTTGCTTAGCAGACcaacttcaaatttttggcaTCCATCTATTTCAGTTTTGAATAGATGATTGCATCCTATAACGGACATATTGAAATAATGGGATAACAATACTAGAAGGATCAAAACTATTGTGCCGAACACGGGATGTTTTACCCTAATAAGTTTTCGATTGCCGAAAAATAGTAGGTAGCATTATttttaaagataaataattCCATGTGGCCCGACggagatatcaatccttaatatACAAAGTAGAAAACAATGCCATTTGACAACACAAAAGAGCCCCagttaaattaagaaattgtgTTTATTTTACTAGTCCAACCAAACCCTTGCCCCAAATTTCACTCTTAATCCGAATGGATCATTTGATAGCGGAGCGACCCGACCGTTAACCCGACATTTGGGAGGATAAAGATTCacgaagagggagagagtgagatTAGGTTTGGCGAGCGATGTCGTTTTGGGCTGATTTTCTAGTCACGTCGGATATCGTATTCTTTGCCCCGtgaacgatgtcgttttgggcTGATGTTCACATCATATTTGCCACGTTGGATCTTTTGTAACTTTTAAAAGCCACGGAGGGCATGTTAGTAATTATCATAAATCACATGTAGGATTTTACGGCAAACCAAATTACGAGGTATCTTAAATAATTAACTTTTAGAAGTGTTAGATTCAAAGTGATCATTTGCAAAGTTTCGACAAGAAGCCATGCATTGTACAATAATTTTGACCCTTTTagtgttctttttccttctttctagaTCAAACCCGCTCTTTCAATAAGAACCGAtttttcaattcggttcaattttcttgaaaaatcgaaccgaaccgaattgaaccATTAGCATGCAAGCTTGAACTAAACCAAATCTCGCCctgaattgaatatgaattgaaccaaaattttagttcggttcggttttttatttttctttttttgattttgattttgacttttgtttttccttcttcttttgtttgttttctttttaggcCCTCaacatcaaaaaaaaaaaaaaaaaggaaaaggaaaaatataaaaaggttaTTATGGAGATTTTCAGTGCGATTTGGTTAACCGAATTGAATCGAAATAACTAAATTGGAAGGAATGAAGAGTCATTTTTCAATTATCTAAACtgaaaatcgaaccgaaatgcacgaaattttcaatttagttcggTTTTATTAGCagtttggttcagttttccAGTTTGATTTTGACACCCTTAATTATCCCTCATTTGTGGAAAAGAGAAATGGCTACAATAAGAGCTCGGTGTCATTGTGTTAACAAAAAGTGGCTTGGTATTATGTCCACTACAGAAACCAAACTTCATAAGTTCAGGAAATgatgttctctttttttccccctttcgtTAAAACATccgattcatgaaaaataaatgatttgaaaataattttcttgatagtttgtattgtttgaaataattaatctataaaaatatattttatcatcAACAACAAAACTTTTCATGGACGATTCGATCATACATTTTAATAACCATTATAAGTGATCAtgtttaaagaaaatattttacaaatcatttattttctgtaaaaaataaaactcaGGTGTGCAATCATTACCTCTAAGAAGTTAGATTGTTAGACTACAACACATTACATATCATCGGCTTAACTTTTCCCTTGGGTGTGAAATTACGAGGAAAGACTAAATGTTGTGGATCCAATATGTGTGGATGAAAGAGTTTTGACAGTTAATACGCGTCAGAATTCAagggcttgtttttttttaatatgactCTAAGTGTGACGAATCATTTTCGAATGTGACTCTCCAAGTTGGTTCTTTTAAAACTTCAAATACTTGTTGTTTAGAatcaaataaaagcaaaaaatataattttttttcactttcctgTCAAAATGTAAAATACTATTCAAAACTTTAAAGGAGAAAATTGTATGAGAACCAAATCTTAACATTTATACTTTGCCAAATTCTAAGTGTTTTGCATTAAAAATAGTTAAACTTTGTGAATAGCAAGATCTAggttaaatgaaaaaaattaagtacTAAAGTAAATCCAGTCAAACTAGATTATTATAGTACCTTGTATAgcggcttcttttcttttttattttttataggtTAACAGTGCAGTAGCACGCATTGCTGACTCTGAGTGTTTTGTTTTATTAGACGGACTAGATTCCCAAATCCAGGAGATCTCAACtatgggtgatcggttcccggtccggttcgattcccctcaagaaccgagaatcggactAGTGGTCTCTgttctcaattttttggaatcgggaaccggaccaccggtccagtCAAGTTCTCGGGCGAATCCATTGGAGCggacacatgccaaaaaaaaaatgtgcaccATTCCTAACATAGAGCACATGAGCttggttactttcaaaaaataaaacagagtgTAACTAAAAAGACTTCCACataggagaataaaaaatagagagtgcCAATAGCTTcttacttttggaaaaatttcttggacacagttaacaagtaaagagatgataacattttttttataaaaaaaaaattagatcgaTCCGGTCCGAGCGATTCGATCATAGGTTCCTAGAATCGGGAACAggaccgctccctctagaaccgagaaccggaccaccggtcctgGTCCGGTCCGAGCGGTCCTTGTCCGAATGGTCCGATCTGCTCACCCCTAATCTCAACGCATTCACCTACTTCAAGGACAATCCTAAGTATAATAATCCAGAGTTAAACTCCTTTcataatgaaaacaaaaaatcacatgCACAAATGATTTTAGTAATAAAAACAGCACGTGGAAAATGAATTTGAAGATTCTAGACTTCGTTTATAAAACGAATAAAAGGAGCACGTAGATACATGTTGACTTTGACTATACTCACtattgaaacaaaaaaacagaTGCTTGCTTCACAAATAGTTGACAATCTAATAATCAAATATCTTATGATACGTTATGTAAATTTGACTTTTGAACATTTGATGCGATTCCATTAATGCAAGCAAACACCAACTCccacaagaaagaagaagcgatgtctccttttctttttattagtaAAGAAAAAGCACATTAATTGATAATTTACTTTGTGAATTTTGGTTACCGCTATCTAAACTAATTATATGACTAATCCATAAATTTATCTAAGCAAAGAAAGATTATTCCAAACCACAATGAAAGAGATTAATCCAAAACACCATGAAAGTCGATCCCGTAGTAAACCATGTTATAAGTAAAATCTTATCCACctttatcaaaataaaaatatcccaTGGGgagatgaaataaaaatagataagatTTTTTATATCCATGACATAAAATCTATTTTTATcgaataacaaataaaaaattaaaataataattaaaaatacaaaaaaaataatggacaATTTCGTTTTTGATTCATTCCTATTTTAacttatatatttgaatttctttctattaTGTGCTGTATATTTGCtgcatatatatttatttagtaCCTatttttattacatattttagggatgctagtatagtttattacttaataaaaatttgggaaaatttcaaaaaagggcctagagtagcctcgttttctcaaaaaagggcctagagtgaatatcgtttcaaataagggcctgaagtgctcaaatcatttcaaataagggcctaactaaaggataattttgtcttttaaatttctagccttttcttttctgtttttctttttttctcctcccctcccctcccctcccgtTCATCATCTCTTCTGACTTGAATGCACGGTGGTCTTCGTCTTCCATCTGCCGACGCActcaaggaaagagagagagagagaccaagggTTGGGTCattccttcatttctttcccTCGCGACGAATGGATTGATCGGAAGTGAGGCTTTGAATCGGTCTTGCGGAGGGATTTCGTTGGGTGTTTCCGAATGGTGGAGAGATTTTGTGGACCAGCGATAAAGAAACCGTAAAAACTAAGCGTTCCGATGGTGACCAATAACAATAACTCATCGGAGATGCCGGAAGAGCCGAGCATCGACACCGACAAAGCTCAACTACGAGATCTTCTCAATCGTCGAGAGCAAGTTCCTCTTCGGCTACGACGACCCCAAGCTCCGGGTCCCCAAGCAAATGAACCCAAAAACCACCCGCCGACGCCGACGAGGACAATAACAACCCCTCCGCCATCAAGAACCAGCGAGGCAAAATCTGCATCCTTGCCGTTGATCGCAGCGACATGCGGGGCATGCCCCCCGGCAAAGCCCTCGCCTATCCGGAGCGTACCCTCAAGTCGAAGTCCAACAACCCGGACGCCAGCAT
This sequence is a window from Rhodamnia argentea isolate NSW1041297 chromosome 3, ASM2092103v1, whole genome shotgun sequence. Protein-coding genes within it:
- the LOC125314156 gene encoding uncharacterized protein LOC125314156 yields the protein MATGNEVVDVLADNINQSSVSALGVQLPGSSSRPAAVSVHHGEKPEKFNGSNFKRWQQKMLFYLTTLNLARFLTEEAPKLSEGQTDKQAFNAVEAWKHSDFLCRNYVMNGLHDSLYNVYCAIKTAKELWESLDRKYKTEDAGAKKFVVGRFLDYKMVDSKTVIDQVQEIQVILHEIQAEGMILSETFQVASIIEKLPPGWKDFKNYLKHKRKEMNLEELIVRLRIEEDNRGSERRGFNPTTAKANVVEHRHGPKNKKIAKPKLGPKGGVSKNKFQGKCFNRGKMGHRFVDCRFPKKKSYETNMVNDIAQDVSDINLSAMVSEVNLVGSNPKEWWIDTGATRHVCSNKDLFTTFEPIIGEKVFMGNSASSAVEGQGKVLLKMTSGKEPTLNNVLYVPKIRKILVSGSLLNKHGFRMVFESDKVILSKSRMYVGKGYVTDGLFKLNIN